AACAgaaactcaaaaaaaaaaacctggATTAATGAACATTACCCCAAAACACGCCTTTCATGGTGCACTTTAGATAGCATACCACCCTCTTCACCATCACCGCATCCCAGAAACCCTCTCTTTTGGTGAACAAAATTACTAATATGCGATGAATTTGCAGAGCCTAGGAAACCGCAATTCCCGTAACGCCTGTTTTCCACTGGAGAAAATGCATTGTTCCCGGTGATATTACTCGTCGGCCGAATCTGGCTGCAGCTAGGAAAATGTCTCGTGCGCCGCCGCAATGGATTCCGGTGGGCTGAAAAACGCGCCAGAGCCCTCGGTGCAGAATTGAACGGAGGCATTTGAAGCAAAAACGATAAGGAATTCAACTATTGTGCGATTGAATCCTATCGAAGTTGCCAATTTGGGGCAAAAATTAGGGCTAATTTGAAAAATTGTAAGTTGAGTTTTTTTCAGAAAAATTATGGTCTTGTATGCCCCAATTTATTGTTTAGAAGTAAtacaactaaaaataaaatcaagtttTTCCCAAAAATAAGGTTTTTTTACAAACGGTGGAATATGTGCATATATTATCCATTACTTTATTTAGTGATGTAGTTGTGATGGATGGGATAAATACATAACTCATACAAAATGTATCACATTTGTttatattagtacaaaaagtttgaagttgacataaatcatacaaaaagttttattcgtgtttcaatttagtacattaTATTATATGTGTTTAAACGGCGTTAACTTTTTATCTATATGaagtacaaaatgtttcatcattGTTTCATGTTGGTACTAAAAGTTTTTGATTGTTTCATATTGCTACAaaaatttttatcattatttcatGATTTGTACGTCATATAAGTAAAAAGTTAATACCGTTTAAATATATATAACGGAatatactaaattgaaacacgaAAGAAACTTTTATACGATTTATGCcaattttaaactttttgtactaatatgaaaTAAATGTGATACATTTTGCATGAGTTCTGTATTTACCCCTGATAGATGCATATGGATATTTGAACCGTAATTGAAGATGAAAAACTCGTTTAGAATCGATTAAATTAACATATCCAACTGCACAACTTGATGTGAATGAATTCTTCAATACAACTATCTTACACCAATCTAAGGCCGAGAAAGAAGCTTACAATATAACAATTCGAAAAAATTCACAATAACGAACAAAAACCTGGGACCGGTTCGTCACTTCTTTGAGGATTTTATTTCCCTCTAAGCCAACTAAGGGATAGGTGCAGTCTCACACTTCTTCTAGAGCTTACAAAAATTATTTACAGAACTTGTGCAGGATTACGCGACGACGCTGTTCTGGCATCCTTCTCCCCATGTCAACTCTTCTTTCATGGAGTTAGAAGTTGCAGCTGTCTCAGTCAAATACTGGTTTCTGGTTTTGGCATTAGGGATCTTGGGCTGTCTAAACTACATCAGCATTCTAGTCTTCGAGAGGTTTATGTGGATTGTGGGCCTTCGAGAACGTTGTCAGCTCGAATTGTATTGTAGTTGGGAACAACCTGAGGAAATGAGTTTGAAGCTGCGTAAGATGAAAATGCCAACAATAAATGGGTGAGTGTGTTTTATGCAGAGGATATTAGAACAAGTAGTTACTTGATCATTGCTTCCCGTTGTGTTCATTTCGTCTACCTTAGCAGAATTGTCTTCTGCAGCAGCTTCATCGTTGAAGTTCTGATCAGTCATCTCTGtttagaaagaaaagaaagattcGGTTGTTTTAGGAACTCATATGCCTAATGAATCGTAAAAATGCATACTGAAATATGTGCAAAATGGGATGCGAAATACCTATATTATTGCCATTATAATCTTCGCGTGGAGGTGACATGTTGCTTTTGTGTGTTGTTGCTAAAGGAGCTTTAGCCGAAGAAGATGGACACCTTTTAGTTGTCTGTATTTTAGAGTTCCGATAGCGTTGGATCCAGGGATTTGACAATGGAACTTTATATTCCTCTCCTTGGTCGTGTTCTGATTCGTCCTTTTGGAAGTCGACTTTGGACCAAAATCCATCACGGAGAACCTTAAACTACGATAGCAAAACAATATAGCTCTTAGATATGGTTCTGAATTTGGAAACATACACACAAAACATTTAGTACTTGATGGACAAAGATGAGAGAGAATATACCTGGCCAGAAGTTCGGGTGCACGTCTGCTTTTGCTTGAGAGGTTTTGATCGCGATGCAGAGCTCGTATGAGACTGCAAACCAAACATCTCTATTGACTTGTATAGCTGGTTGACAAATGTTGATTCCATAGACTTGAGAAACAAGCAGTGTTTCTCGTCTGTCCATTCAGGCGCCATCGCCTCTCTTTCCTGACACTGCACGAACTGAAttgattaaactaaaacccGGAAATCTTATACTGCAGGAACCAACATATGCTTTAGCGTGTATCAACGAACAATCATCAACGTATGAGGGTAACGACGAATGCTATTAAGttcaattgaaaatttttgattCATCTATCAACCTCAACACCATCTCATCAAGCAAATATTAGCACTTTCCTTATTAAAAACAACAAATTGCAGCTCAAATTTGATCATACCATCCTTTAATAACAAATCACAACTGTTCAAACAAGATAATCCTTTAGCAAAATGGAATATTGGAAAGAAATTAAAACACTCATGCTAACTCACTCTGCTATTCAGATGAATCCCTTTCTTCTCAACACAGCCAACAAAATCTTCAAAATTGAAATACTTTCATATATAAGCTGTGTAtatcatttcatttcaaattaCTCCATAAAAAATCATAGAAAATTATACCTCTTCGCATCATCTCATCAACAACCTAAAAAATTATGCAGGAATTGAAGAAAAGTTCCCTATTAAGATCAACAAGCATACAATTTCTCCTGTTCCGATTGAACGACTATCAGATATCTTAAACAGCTCAACAATTTTGCAGGAATCCAGCTCAATTaacataaaatcataaaaaaaaaacaaatatccaCCACAACTATTCCATCTTTTGCCAACTAGAAGCGATTTACCACAAATTTAGAAGTCTCTTCCTGCTCGACAGAATTTCTCGAGGAAAACTCAGATGAACCCATACAATTTCTGCTCTGTCTTCGTCCAAAACCTCAAATCCACAACcaaaaaatttagaattttCAGTGAATTTACAGAATAGTGCTGGCGTTGATATTTGTTGCAGTTATACATTCGAGCGGTCTGGCAATAGCAAAAAGTTCGTGCCACGTGTTCCACTTTACACGTGTCAACCTAGCAAGGTGTCCTGAGAAGCAATGCgatattttctgtatttttgaACATCTTGGAAAAAAAAGGAATCAAGTATGTTGATATTTAATCTTTATACTAAGATAATAATGTCAAACAATAGATCAAACAAACGCGACAAATATCTTtggataaaattaaaatcaaacactaCCATACAAAATTGTGATATTTTGCATCAACACATACGTGTCCTTAAACAAGCCCCAAGCTTCAAAAAGTATATACATAAGTAATTTAACTTTTGCAAAatctttaaataaataatttacatATAGACAAAAGGTATTAATGTATACATAACTATAAAACTAGAATAGATTAACCAAgaaataccaaaaataatgtGTGCGCCAAAGTCGACTGTGTGTGTAATGTTTATCTTCATAAAATAAGTTCATATATTTGCTGTCAAAGAAAATATCTGTTTATAAAATACAATTGTGTGACATCATGTAAGATATTTTTTGGGATTTGAATGCCCGTAAAAATATCCAATAACCAATTAGTCTATTTTATTCAACAAAATATCTAATTGTCGGCTGACATCCAAAAAATATCTCTTTTTTTAATGAACAACTTCTTCTAACAGATCAAATCAGTGGATAAACATTACTTTAATAGTTAATTTTAATAAgtagtttaataataatattaaccaTATATGATTATGTTAACATGACCACCTTTCTTAAAGTGACAACGTACCACCAATCTCGTGCTGCCACATGGCACGTTATCCAGCAATATTAGAGGCGTATCCAACAATATTCATTTAGTATGCGTTTACAGATTGCATGATAGTAATAGGTGGATTGCAGTGTATATTGCTAAGTATTGCAGTATTGACATAGAATGTTTCAGTTGCAGTATATATATAGACAGATTGCTTTTTTATACCgttattttgcattatagacAATAATGCAATAATCAGCACTTTACACTGTAATCCACGTAGTACTATCATGCAATCTGTAGAAATCCATCTAAAATGCTTACTATGATATTACTGGATACGCCCCTAATATTACTGGATAGCGTGCCACATGGCAGCACGAGGTTGGTGGTACGTTGTCCCTCTAACTATGGTGAAAGCCTAATACTCTAAccatatatttatatcttatatataaaaatcatccCACTAGAGATCTACCATACTCTTTTTTTATAGCTACTTAAAGGCACAAAATGACTAAGATATCTCACTTCTTACTGAGCTGGACTTAATATAACGAATTAGAAATTCATACTACATAATGTGTCTTATTAAAACATTTAAATAAAAGACAGCACCCTAGTTGttaccaaaaaaaatagaatcaaatacttcctccgacccataaaaatatgcaccatttcatttttagtatgtcccacaagaatatgcagtttctaattttagaaattctTTACTCTCTAGTGAGGTTGAATCTATTCTCCaccaataatactttaattacttttttctctctacttttctcttactttactaattttgcattaaaactcatgccgaacccaaaatgtatatttttgggggacggagggagta
This genomic interval from Salvia splendens isolate huo1 chromosome 13, SspV2, whole genome shotgun sequence contains the following:
- the LOC121762566 gene encoding cold-regulated protein 27-like isoform X1; the encoded protein is MGSSEFSSRNSVEQEETSKFVFVQCQEREAMAPEWTDEKHCLFLKSMESTFVNQLYKSIEMFGLQSHTSSASRSKPLKQKQTCTRTSGQFKVLRDGFWSKVDFQKDESEHDQGEEYKVPLSNPWIQRYRNSKIQTTKRCPSSSAKAPLATTHKSNMSPPREDYNGNNIEMTDQNFNDEAAAEDNSAKVDEMNTTGSNDQVVPNYNTIRADNVLEGPQST
- the LOC121762566 gene encoding cold-regulated protein 27-like isoform X2, encoding MGSSEFSSRNSVEQEETSKFVCQEREAMAPEWTDEKHCLFLKSMESTFVNQLYKSIEMFGLQSHTSSASRSKPLKQKQTCTRTSGQFKVLRDGFWSKVDFQKDESEHDQGEEYKVPLSNPWIQRYRNSKIQTTKRCPSSSAKAPLATTHKSNMSPPREDYNGNNIEMTDQNFNDEAAAEDNSAKVDEMNTTGSNDQVVPNYNTIRADNVLEGPQST